A region from the Polaribacter sp. Hel1_33_78 genome encodes:
- the dnaJ gene encoding molecular chaperone DnaJ → MAKQDFYEILNISKSASQAEIKKGYRKMAIKYHPDKNPDDKNAEENFKKAAEAYEVLSDENKKARYDQYGHAAFDGPQGGGGFGGGGMNMDDIFSQFGDIFGGGGGGFGGFGGGGQRQARVKGSNMRIRVKLTLEEIAKGVEKKVKVRRKVQADGVTYKTCTTCNGSGQQMRITNTILGRMQTATTCGTCSGAGEILSSKPSGADSQGLIVKEETVSINIPAGVTEGVQLKVGGKGNDAPGKNAISGDLLVLIEEVQHETLKREGTNIHYDLYINYSDAVLGTNKEVETVSGKVKIKIEAGTQSGKILRLKGKGLPSIERYGTGDFLIHINVWTPQVLNKEQKQFFEKMSDDENFTPNPNTSDKSFFEKVNDMFS, encoded by the coding sequence ATGGCAAAACAAGACTTTTACGAAATATTAAACATTTCAAAATCTGCTTCTCAAGCAGAAATTAAAAAGGGATACAGAAAAATGGCAATCAAATATCATCCAGATAAGAACCCGGATGATAAAAATGCTGAAGAAAATTTCAAAAAAGCTGCTGAAGCTTATGAAGTTTTAAGTGACGAAAATAAAAAAGCACGTTATGATCAATATGGTCATGCTGCTTTTGATGGCCCTCAAGGAGGAGGAGGCTTTGGTGGTGGTGGAATGAATATGGATGACATATTCAGTCAATTTGGAGATATATTTGGCGGCGGCGGAGGCGGTTTCGGCGGCTTTGGTGGCGGCGGACAGCGTCAAGCAAGAGTAAAAGGAAGTAATATGCGTATTCGTGTAAAACTAACATTAGAAGAAATCGCAAAAGGTGTAGAAAAGAAAGTAAAAGTTCGCAGAAAAGTACAAGCAGATGGGGTTACTTATAAAACCTGTACTACATGTAACGGTTCTGGTCAGCAAATGCGGATTACAAATACCATTCTAGGTAGAATGCAAACTGCCACTACTTGTGGTACTTGTTCTGGAGCAGGAGAGATTCTAAGTAGTAAGCCTAGTGGAGCAGATTCACAGGGTTTAATAGTAAAAGAAGAAACAGTCTCAATTAATATTCCTGCAGGTGTAACTGAAGGTGTACAATTAAAAGTTGGCGGAAAAGGAAATGACGCACCTGGAAAAAACGCTATCTCAGGAGATTTATTAGTTTTAATTGAAGAAGTTCAGCACGAAACTTTAAAAAGAGAAGGAACCAATATTCATTACGATTTATATATTAATTATTCTGATGCAGTCTTAGGAACGAATAAAGAAGTTGAGACAGTTTCTGGTAAAGTGAAAATTAAAATCGAAGCAGGAACTCAATCTGGGAAAATTTTAAGACTTAAAGGAAAAGGTTTACCTAGTATAGAGCGTTATGGGACAGGAGATTTCTTAATTCACATAAATGTTTGGACGCCTCAAGTATTAAACAAAGAACAAAAGCAGTTTTTTGAAAAAATGTCGGATGATGAAAATTTTACACCAAATCCAAATACATCAGATAAATCATTTTTTGAAAAAGTAAACGATATGTTTTCTTAA
- a CDS encoding aconitate hydratase, which produces MAFDIDMIKQVYASMSERVDAAREITGRPLTLSEKILYTHLWDGNPEKAFVRGKDYVDFAPDRIALQDATAQMALLQFMQAGKSKVAVPTTTHCDHLIQAKNGASTDLQSALNTSNEVFNFLESVSNKYGLGFWKPGAGIIHQVVLENYAFPGGMMIGTDSHTVNAGGLGMIAIGVGGADAVDVMAGMAWELKFPKLIGVKLTGKLSGWTAPKDVILKVAGIVSAKGGTGAIVEYFGEGAKGMSCTGKGTICNMGAEIGATTSTFGYDESMERYLRATDRDDVADAANKVKEYLTGDAEVYANPEQYFDQVIEINLSELSPLLNGPFTPDLSTKVGSEMTTIANKNDWPLKVEWGLIGSCTNSSYEDLSRAASIAQQAIDKGLGTKAEFGINPGSEKVRYTASRDGILEVFENLNAKIFTNACGPCIGQWARYEDPKNAPKNSIIHSFNRNFAKRADGNPNTHAFVASPEMVAAITIAGRLDFNPMTDKLINRNGEEVMLDEPTGWELPPKGFEVKDDGYLAPEEDGSGVDINVNPDSERLELLTAFTPLGNDLSGVKLLIKAHGKCTTDHISMAGPWLRYRGHLDNISNNCLIGAVNAYNMNTNFVKSQLNGEYDAVPKTARAYKAAGINTIVVGDHNYGEGSSREHAAMEPRHLGVAAVLVKSFARIHETNLKKQGMLGLTFANEADYDLIQEDDTFNFIDLNEFTPGKPLNLEVVHADGSKDMIIANHTYNKGQIEWYNEGSALNLIKKQNA; this is translated from the coding sequence ATGGCTTTTGATATTGATATGATTAAGCAAGTGTACGCTTCTATGTCAGAACGTGTTGACGCTGCTCGCGAAATTACAGGAAGACCTTTAACGCTTTCTGAGAAAATTTTATACACTCATTTATGGGATGGTAATCCTGAAAAAGCATTTGTAAGAGGAAAAGATTATGTGGATTTTGCTCCAGACAGAATTGCTTTACAAGATGCTACTGCCCAAATGGCATTATTGCAATTCATGCAAGCAGGTAAAAGCAAAGTAGCAGTCCCTACAACGACACACTGTGATCATTTAATACAAGCTAAAAACGGAGCAAGTACAGATTTACAATCAGCTTTAAATACCAGTAATGAAGTATTTAATTTTTTAGAGTCTGTTTCTAATAAATATGGTTTAGGTTTTTGGAAGCCAGGAGCTGGAATTATACATCAAGTAGTTTTAGAAAATTATGCATTTCCAGGAGGAATGATGATCGGTACAGATTCACATACAGTGAACGCTGGAGGATTAGGTATGATTGCAATTGGAGTTGGTGGAGCAGATGCTGTGGATGTTATGGCAGGTATGGCTTGGGAATTAAAGTTTCCAAAACTAATTGGAGTAAAGTTAACTGGGAAACTTTCCGGTTGGACTGCACCAAAAGATGTTATTTTAAAAGTAGCTGGTATTGTTTCAGCGAAAGGAGGAACTGGAGCTATTGTAGAATATTTTGGTGAAGGCGCAAAAGGAATGTCGTGTACCGGAAAAGGTACCATTTGTAATATGGGCGCAGAAATAGGAGCAACAACTTCTACTTTTGGGTATGATGAGTCTATGGAACGTTATTTGCGCGCTACAGACAGAGATGATGTGGCTGATGCGGCTAATAAAGTTAAAGAATATTTAACTGGTGATGCTGAAGTATATGCAAATCCAGAACAATATTTTGATCAAGTTATCGAAATTAATCTATCAGAATTAAGTCCGTTATTAAATGGACCATTTACACCAGATTTATCTACAAAAGTAGGTTCAGAAATGACTACTATTGCGAATAAAAATGATTGGCCATTAAAAGTAGAATGGGGTTTAATAGGTTCTTGTACAAACTCTTCTTATGAAGATTTATCTAGAGCTGCTTCAATAGCCCAACAAGCAATTGATAAAGGTTTAGGTACAAAGGCTGAATTTGGAATTAATCCGGGTTCTGAAAAAGTGCGTTATACAGCCTCTAGAGATGGCATTTTAGAAGTTTTTGAAAATTTAAATGCTAAAATTTTCACAAATGCTTGTGGGCCATGTATAGGTCAATGGGCTCGTTATGAGGATCCTAAAAATGCACCTAAGAATTCAATAATTCATTCTTTTAATAGAAATTTTGCAAAACGTGCAGATGGTAATCCTAATACACATGCTTTTGTTGCATCACCAGAAATGGTTGCAGCCATTACTATTGCTGGAAGATTAGATTTTAATCCGATGACGGATAAACTAATAAACAGAAATGGGGAAGAAGTAATGTTAGATGAACCAACTGGATGGGAATTACCTCCAAAAGGTTTTGAAGTAAAAGATGATGGTTATTTAGCGCCAGAAGAAGATGGAAGTGGAGTTGATATTAATGTAAATCCAGATTCTGAAAGGTTAGAATTATTAACAGCTTTTACTCCTTTAGGAAATGATTTATCTGGAGTGAAATTATTAATAAAAGCGCATGGAAAATGTACAACAGATCATATTTCTATGGCTGGACCTTGGTTGCGTTACAGAGGTCATTTAGATAATATTTCTAACAATTGCTTAATTGGTGCAGTAAATGCCTATAACATGAATACCAACTTTGTAAAAAGTCAGTTAAATGGAGAATATGATGCTGTCCCAAAAACAGCTAGAGCCTATAAAGCTGCCGGAATTAATACAATTGTAGTTGGAGATCATAATTATGGTGAAGGTTCTTCTAGGGAACATGCAGCTATGGAACCACGTCATTTAGGTGTTGCCGCAGTATTGGTAAAATCTTTTGCTAGAATACACGAAACAAACCTTAAAAAACAAGGTATGTTAGGGTTAACTTTTGCTAATGAAGCTGATTATGATTTAATTCAAGAAGACGATACTTTTAATTTTATAGATTTAAATGAATTTACTCCAGGGAAACCATTAAACTTAGAAGTTGTCCATGCTGATGGAAGTAAAGACATGATAATAGCAAATCACACTTATAATAAAGGACAAATAGAATGGTATAATGAAGGGTCCGCGTTAAATCTAATTAAAAAGCAAAACGCTTAA
- a CDS encoding DNA mismatch repair protein MutS → MSTNISEKTLQDLEFLTVLQHVSEHCISGLGKESVREIHPISSRKQLFIELHLVNEYLSSFQSENRVPNHGFDNITESVKRLAIENSFLDTEAFLKIATTSLTVNELIKFFKKFKIQFPAFYELSQKIEFTSYIDDEIKKIIDISGEVKNNASSVLKQIRRDINNIRGKIGASFSSALSKAIAAGYLDDIKETIVDNQRVLAVSAMHRRKIAGSLLGSSKSGNIVYIAPQATLAYSREFQNLVYEEKQEVVKILRTLAETIRPFTPLLEEYLGFLVHTDLVGAKAKYAREINAILPLITKEKRVFFKNALHPILWRKNKEQNLETISQSIELNEKQQIIVISGPNAGGKSITLKTIGLLQLMLQSGILIPVDERSQTYIFDTILTDIGDNQSIENQLSTYSYRLKNMRYFLRRCNEKTLFLIDEFGTGSDPELGGALAEIFLEEFYEKKAFGIITTHYSNLKVLANELENVTNANMQFDEHSLEPLYKLFIGQAGSSFTFEVAQKNGIPFSIINKAKKRVDTEKVRLDKTISKLQKERTKLQRNSDNLEKQKSKGQEHLESLQEKEDKIQLKLAGFQELYDNNQRMLSLGRKINEFLNKYFQNNNKKELNTNFNKWVVDEKVKYAKKNPLNPKTKSQKQKAKVVEKQLQDVIKKVEKEVLEKVVEVRKEKKQEEVKIAKEKATYIYKINDKVRIIDSNSVGTIDKIDKKSITINYGIFTTKTSLEKIELVQKAK, encoded by the coding sequence TTGAGCACTAATATTTCAGAAAAAACATTACAGGATTTAGAATTTTTGACTGTTTTACAGCATGTATCGGAACATTGTATTTCTGGTTTAGGAAAAGAAAGTGTGCGTGAAATTCATCCCATAAGTAGCAGAAAACAGCTATTTATAGAGTTGCATTTGGTAAATGAATACCTATCTTCTTTTCAAAGTGAAAATAGAGTGCCAAATCATGGTTTTGATAATATTACAGAAAGTGTAAAACGTTTGGCAATAGAAAATAGTTTTTTAGATACAGAAGCCTTTTTAAAAATTGCAACTACTTCTTTAACCGTAAATGAATTAATAAAATTTTTCAAGAAATTTAAAATTCAGTTTCCTGCTTTTTATGAGCTTTCTCAAAAAATAGAATTTACGTCTTATATAGATGACGAAATTAAAAAGATCATTGATATTTCTGGTGAAGTAAAAAACAATGCTTCTTCTGTTCTAAAACAAATTAGAAGAGACATTAATAATATTCGTGGTAAAATTGGTGCTAGTTTTTCAAGTGCTTTGTCAAAAGCTATTGCAGCAGGGTATTTAGATGATATTAAAGAAACCATTGTAGATAATCAACGTGTTTTAGCAGTTTCTGCAATGCATAGACGTAAAATTGCGGGAAGCTTGTTAGGATCTTCAAAGTCTGGTAATATTGTATATATAGCGCCACAAGCAACACTTGCCTATAGCAGAGAATTTCAAAATTTAGTGTATGAAGAAAAGCAGGAAGTTGTTAAAATATTACGAACACTAGCCGAAACTATTCGTCCTTTTACACCTCTTTTAGAAGAATATTTGGGTTTTTTAGTGCATACAGATTTAGTAGGTGCGAAAGCAAAATATGCACGAGAAATAAATGCTATTTTACCTTTAATTACGAAAGAAAAAAGAGTTTTTTTTAAAAATGCATTGCATCCAATTTTATGGAGAAAAAATAAAGAACAAAATTTAGAAACTATTTCCCAGTCTATAGAGTTGAATGAAAAACAACAAATTATTGTTATTTCTGGTCCAAATGCTGGGGGAAAAAGTATCACTTTAAAGACGATTGGTTTATTACAATTAATGCTGCAAAGTGGTATTTTAATTCCCGTGGACGAACGCAGTCAAACCTATATTTTTGATACTATTTTAACAGATATAGGAGATAATCAATCTATTGAAAACCAATTAAGTACCTATAGTTATCGTTTAAAAAATATGCGTTATTTTTTACGCAGATGTAATGAAAAAACACTTTTTTTAATTGATGAATTTGGTACAGGTTCAGATCCTGAATTGGGTGGTGCATTGGCAGAAATTTTCTTAGAAGAGTTTTATGAGAAAAAAGCTTTCGGAATTATAACAACCCACTACTCCAATTTAAAAGTATTAGCAAACGAACTAGAGAATGTTACCAATGCAAACATGCAGTTTGATGAGCACAGTTTGGAACCTTTGTATAAATTATTTATAGGACAAGCTGGAAGTTCTTTTACGTTTGAAGTGGCGCAAAAAAACGGAATTCCTTTTAGCATTATCAATAAAGCAAAAAAACGTGTAGATACTGAAAAAGTCCGTTTAGATAAAACCATTTCTAAATTGCAAAAAGAAAGAACCAAATTACAGAGAAATTCTGATAATTTAGAAAAGCAGAAATCGAAGGGACAAGAGCATTTAGAAAGTTTACAAGAAAAGGAAGATAAAATTCAGTTGAAATTAGCGGGATTTCAAGAATTATATGACAATAACCAAAGAATGCTTTCTTTAGGAAGAAAAATTAACGAATTTTTAAACAAATACTTTCAGAATAACAATAAGAAAGAATTGAATACCAATTTTAATAAATGGGTTGTTGATGAAAAGGTTAAATATGCGAAAAAAAATCCTTTAAATCCGAAAACAAAATCACAGAAACAAAAAGCTAAGGTTGTTGAAAAACAACTTCAAGATGTGATTAAAAAAGTAGAAAAAGAGGTTTTAGAAAAAGTGGTTGAAGTGCGCAAGGAAAAGAAACAAGAAGAAGTAAAAATCGCCAAAGAAAAAGCAACCTATATTTATAAAATAAATGACAAAGTAAGAATTATAGATTCAAATTCTGTTGGTACCATTGATAAAATTGATAAAAAAAGTATCACCATTAATTACGGTATTTTTACAACCAAAACTTCTTTAGAAAAAATAGAGCTCGTTCAGAAAGCAAAATAG
- a CDS encoding uracil-DNA glycosylase: MTLKMAVSWKNILQNECEKPYYKNLINFVEKEYNHHQCFPKKEDIFAAFKFCSLNDLKVVIIGQDPYHGENQANGLCFSVKDGIKHPPSLVNILKEIATDVGKKYPQSGNLEKWAKQGVLLLNATLTVRAHEAGSHQNHDWETFTDQVISKVSDEKENVVFLLWGKFAESKIKLINMDKHKVYIAPHPSPLGAWRGWFGSQHFSKTNEYLKFNGKKEIDW; the protein is encoded by the coding sequence ATGACGCTAAAAATGGCTGTTAGCTGGAAAAATATTTTACAAAACGAATGTGAAAAACCATATTACAAAAATTTAATCAATTTTGTAGAAAAAGAATATAATCATCATCAATGTTTTCCAAAAAAAGAAGACATTTTTGCTGCATTTAAATTTTGTTCTTTGAACGACCTGAAAGTAGTTATTATTGGTCAAGATCCTTATCATGGAGAAAACCAAGCAAATGGTTTGTGTTTTTCTGTAAAAGACGGAATTAAGCATCCACCCTCTTTAGTAAATATTTTAAAAGAGATTGCTACAGATGTAGGTAAAAAATATCCACAAAGTGGAAATTTAGAAAAATGGGCAAAACAAGGAGTTTTACTTTTGAATGCCACTTTAACCGTAAGAGCTCATGAAGCTGGAAGTCATCAAAATCATGATTGGGAAACTTTTACGGATCAAGTAATTTCGAAAGTTTCTGATGAAAAAGAAAATGTAGTTTTTTTACTTTGGGGCAAATTTGCAGAAAGTAAAATAAAATTAATAAACATGGACAAACATAAAGTGTATATTGCTCCGCATCCTTCACCTTTAGGTGCTTGGAGAGGTTGGTTTGGGAGTCAACATTTCTCTAAAACCAATGAATATTTGAAATTTAATGGAAAAAAGGAAATTGACTGGTAA
- a CDS encoding substrate-binding domain-containing protein, producing the protein MTNLKVGGVPEHFNYPWYVTLKNKEYSNHNINLRWQDFPGGTGQMCAALRSGEVDIAIVLTEGIIKDIAEGNPSKIVQTFVKTPLIWGIHVGAKSSFKKINDLEHAVIAISRFGSGSHLMAIVNAYNQGWDVTRLNFKVVSNLQGGINALTNGEADYFMWEHFTTKPLVDQGVFRRIDDCPTPWPCFVVAVRNEVLENNFEEVKKVLDIINFETKYFKNRDAIDQTLAKRYEQQLEDIQKWLKITEWNDGKPITKNLITRIQNKMVQFNVIKEKQISGNFIKNMYI; encoded by the coding sequence ATGACAAACCTAAAAGTTGGTGGTGTTCCAGAGCATTTTAACTATCCATGGTATGTCACCTTAAAAAATAAAGAATATAGTAATCATAATATAAACTTACGTTGGCAAGATTTTCCAGGAGGAACAGGACAAATGTGTGCAGCATTGCGTTCTGGGGAAGTAGATATAGCTATTGTATTAACAGAAGGAATTATTAAAGATATTGCTGAAGGAAATCCATCTAAAATTGTACAGACTTTTGTAAAAACACCTTTAATTTGGGGGATTCATGTGGGTGCAAAATCGTCATTCAAAAAAATTAATGACTTAGAACATGCTGTAATTGCTATTAGTCGGTTTGGTTCTGGATCGCATTTAATGGCTATTGTAAATGCATACAACCAAGGTTGGGATGTTACTAGATTAAATTTTAAAGTAGTTAGCAATTTACAAGGCGGAATTAATGCGCTTACCAATGGTGAAGCAGATTATTTTATGTGGGAACATTTTACCACAAAACCTTTGGTAGATCAAGGCGTTTTTAGAAGAATTGACGACTGCCCAACTCCTTGGCCCTGTTTTGTTGTCGCAGTTAGAAATGAAGTTTTAGAAAATAATTTTGAGGAAGTAAAAAAGGTTTTAGATATTATAAATTTTGAAACAAAATACTTTAAAAATAGGGATGCTATTGATCAAACTTTGGCAAAAAGGTATGAGCAACAATTAGAAGACATTCAGAAATGGTTAAAAATTACAGAATGGAATGACGGTAAGCCTATTACCAAAAATTTAATAACACGAATACAAAATAAAATGGTTCAATTTAACGTTATTAAAGAGAAGCAAATCTCGGGCAATTTCATAAAAAATATGTATATTTAA
- a CDS encoding nucleoside phosphorylase, whose protein sequence is MSIQQSELILNPDGSIYHLNLRPENIADNIIFVGDQDRVDKISKHFDSIEFTTQKREFKTTTGTYKNKRFSVISTGIGPDNIDIVVNELDALVNIDLETRQPKEKVTSLNIVRIGTSGSLQADIPVDSFVVSSHGLDLNGLLHSYQIDEISNLEIENAFVAHTNWSSKKAHPLVIKNSSELENKITSEKTYKGITATAGGFYGPQGRVLRLALQDPDLNHKIDSFHFKEDRITNLEMETSAIYGLSKLLGHKACSINAIIANRANGTFSENPGKVVADLIEYTLEKLVE, encoded by the coding sequence ATGAGTATTCAACAATCTGAATTAATCTTAAACCCTGATGGTAGTATTTATCATCTAAATTTAAGACCAGAAAATATTGCCGACAATATTATTTTCGTTGGCGATCAAGATAGAGTAGATAAAATATCTAAACACTTTGATTCCATAGAATTCACTACTCAAAAACGTGAATTTAAAACCACAACAGGAACTTATAAAAATAAACGATTTTCAGTTATTTCTACCGGAATTGGTCCCGATAATATTGATATTGTTGTAAACGAATTAGATGCTCTTGTAAATATTGACTTAGAAACAAGGCAACCAAAAGAAAAAGTAACTTCTCTAAATATTGTTAGAATTGGTACTTCTGGATCTCTACAAGCAGATATTCCTGTAGATTCTTTTGTGGTAAGTTCTCATGGATTAGATTTAAACGGTTTGCTTCACTCCTATCAAATTGATGAAATTTCAAATTTAGAAATAGAAAATGCTTTTGTAGCGCATACAAATTGGAGTTCTAAAAAAGCACATCCTTTAGTCATTAAAAATTCTAGTGAGTTAGAAAATAAAATTACTTCAGAAAAAACATATAAAGGAATTACAGCGACTGCTGGTGGATTTTATGGACCTCAGGGGAGAGTTTTAAGGCTGGCGTTGCAAGATCCTGATCTAAACCATAAAATAGATAGCTTTCATTTTAAAGAAGATAGAATTACCAATTTGGAAATGGAAACTTCTGCTATTTATGGTTTGTCGAAATTGTTAGGTCATAAGGCTTGTTCTATCAATGCAATTATTGCGAATAGAGCGAACGGAACTTTTAGTGAAAATCCAGGGAAAGTCGTAGCCGATTTAATAGAATATACACTTGAGAAATTAGTTGAGTAA
- a CDS encoding translation initiation factor, with protein MDFKDQLKNLFPEHQETAEPAVEKPSIWLQDAPILCKYEKRKGKPITILEGYTGATSDFKMLAKEIKTKLSVGGSFKDDKIIIQGDYRDKIMAMLKGKGFQVKRVGG; from the coding sequence ATGGATTTTAAAGATCAATTAAAAAATTTGTTTCCTGAGCATCAAGAAACTGCTGAACCAGCAGTAGAAAAACCAAGTATTTGGTTGCAAGATGCTCCTATACTTTGTAAGTATGAAAAACGAAAAGGAAAACCAATAACAATATTAGAAGGCTATACTGGAGCTACTTCAGATTTTAAGATGCTCGCTAAAGAAATTAAAACAAAATTAAGTGTTGGTGGTAGTTTTAAAGATGATAAAATTATTATTCAAGGAGATTATAGAGATAAGATTATGGCTATGTTGAAAGGGAAGGGATTTCAAGTAAAAAGAGTTGGAGGTTAA
- a CDS encoding isopenicillin N synthase family oxygenase, translating to MDKIPSVNLTDFLSNDESTKQKFINEIGHAYENIGFVALKGHFLDEKLVDNLYSEIKNFFDLPTEIKEKYEIPGIGGQRGYVSFGKESAKGKKEGDLKEFWHFGQYVNEDSKYAKEYPKNIDVEELPKFNEVGKQTYKMLEKTAKYVLRSLALYLDLEETYFDNYIKNGNSILRPIHYPPIKNEPKGAERAAAHGDINLITLLMGAQGKGLQVQNHKGDWIDAMAASDEIMINVGDMLSRHSNNKLKSTIHRVTNPPKEMWGTSRYSIPFFMHPVSDMKLDVLENCIDENNPKQFEDITAGVFLEERLKELGLKK from the coding sequence ATGGACAAAATACCTAGCGTTAATTTAACCGACTTTTTATCTAATGATGAAAGTACAAAGCAAAAATTTATTAATGAAATTGGACATGCTTATGAAAATATTGGTTTTGTTGCTTTAAAAGGTCATTTTTTAGATGAAAAATTAGTTGATAACCTCTATTCTGAAATTAAAAACTTCTTTGATTTACCAACAGAAATAAAAGAAAAATATGAGATTCCAGGAATTGGAGGTCAAAGAGGCTATGTTTCTTTTGGAAAAGAATCTGCTAAAGGAAAAAAAGAAGGAGACTTAAAAGAGTTTTGGCATTTTGGACAATATGTTAATGAAGATTCTAAATATGCAAAAGAATATCCCAAAAACATAGATGTAGAAGAGTTGCCTAAATTTAATGAAGTAGGAAAACAAACCTATAAAATGTTAGAAAAAACAGCAAAATATGTGCTGCGCTCTTTGGCTTTATATTTGGATTTAGAAGAAACCTATTTTGATAATTATATAAAAAACGGAAATAGTATTTTACGTCCAATTCATTATCCGCCAATCAAAAATGAACCAAAAGGTGCAGAAAGAGCAGCAGCGCATGGAGATATAAATTTAATTACTTTATTAATGGGCGCTCAAGGAAAAGGTTTACAAGTTCAAAATCATAAAGGAGATTGGATTGATGCCATGGCAGCATCAGATGAAATTATGATTAATGTGGGAGATATGCTTTCTAGGCATAGCAACAATAAATTAAAGTCCACAATTCACCGAGTTACAAACCCACCAAAAGAAATGTGGGGTACTTCACGCTATTCGATACCATTTTTTATGCATCCTGTATCCGATATGAAACTTGATGTGTTAGAAAATTGTATTGATGAAAACAATCCTAAACAATTTGAAGATATTACTGCTGGTGTATTTTTGGAGGAACGTTTAAAAGAATTAGGCTTAAAGAAGTAA
- a CDS encoding DUF6048 family protein: protein MCKYFISFYFLFVFVNGFSQEQKTTVKETGKDTIIYKSPYGIRIGIDISKPILSSINGLYSGFEIVGDYRISKRFFIATEMGYEEKTSEEDYTNSTSKGSYLRLGFNYNVYENWLDMNNEILLGYRYGFSLFDQTLNSYTPNVNSTYFPSNSINTSITASSLNAHWSEFVFGIKVETFKNLFLSASVSYKVLMNAKEPENFKTLFSPGFNRIFESSTGFGFNYTISYLIPFKRK from the coding sequence ATGTGCAAATATTTCATTAGTTTTTATTTTCTTTTTGTTTTTGTGAATGGGTTTTCTCAAGAACAAAAGACAACCGTTAAGGAAACTGGTAAAGACACAATAATCTATAAATCACCTTACGGAATTCGTATTGGAATTGATATTAGTAAACCCATATTGTCGAGTATTAATGGTCTATACAGTGGTTTTGAAATTGTTGGAGATTATAGAATTTCTAAACGTTTTTTTATAGCCACAGAAATGGGTTATGAAGAAAAGACATCAGAAGAAGATTATACAAATTCCACTTCAAAAGGAAGTTATTTACGTCTGGGTTTTAACTACAATGTTTATGAAAATTGGTTAGATATGAATAATGAAATTTTATTGGGATATAGGTATGGATTTAGTCTTTTTGATCAAACTTTAAATAGTTACACTCCCAATGTAAATAGCACTTATTTTCCTTCAAATAGCATAAATACGTCAATAACGGCATCTAGTTTGAATGCACATTGGTCTGAATTTGTATTTGGAATTAAAGTAGAAACTTTTAAAAACCTTTTTTTAAGTGCCAGTGTTTCCTATAAAGTCTTAATGAATGCGAAAGAACCAGAGAATTTTAAAACTTTATTCTCGCCAGGATTTAATAGAATCTTCGAAAGTAGCACTGGTTTTGGTTTTAATTATACCATAAGTTACTTAATTCCTTTTAAGAGGAAATAA
- a CDS encoding DUF6452 family protein codes for MRKIIIFIFLSIIIISACEKDDFCVQNPITPNLVLRFYDANNREALKSVSSFYIWAEGKDTIFENISADSIYIPLNSLATETVYNFSKGNTINQFTIKYTPEDEYISRSCGFRTIFNEVTFISDNTWISDFTPEAVTTIDHQNEAHVQIFH; via the coding sequence ATGAGGAAAATAATTATATTTATTTTTTTATCAATCATTATTATTTCTGCTTGTGAGAAAGATGATTTTTGTGTTCAAAATCCGATTACTCCAAATTTAGTGCTACGTTTTTATGATGCAAACAATAGAGAAGCCTTAAAAAGTGTGAGTTCTTTTTATATTTGGGCGGAAGGAAAAGATACTATTTTCGAAAACATTAGTGCAGATTCTATATACATACCATTAAATAGTTTAGCTACAGAAACAGTGTATAATTTTTCAAAAGGAAATACGATTAATCAATTTACCATAAAATATACCCCGGAAGATGAGTATATTTCACGCTCTTGTGGTTTCAGAACTATTTTTAATGAGGTGACTTTTATATCAGATAATACCTGGATTTCAGATTTTACGCCAGAAGCAGTTACCACTATCGATCATCAAAATGAAGCGCATGTGCAAATATTTCATTAG
- a CDS encoding 4a-hydroxytetrahydrobiopterin dehydratase, whose product MKKLTDFEISKRLKSLQDWDFYDDALHTDFEFDNFKDCMSAMNRIAFECEALNHHPEWTNIYNTLDITLKTHDAQGVTALDFELAEAINKIVEVED is encoded by the coding sequence ATGAAAAAATTAACAGACTTTGAAATTAGTAAAAGATTAAAATCTCTGCAAGATTGGGATTTTTATGATGATGCATTACACACAGATTTTGAGTTCGATAATTTTAAAGATTGTATGTCTGCCATGAATAGAATTGCTTTTGAATGTGAAGCCTTAAATCATCATCCAGAATGGACAAATATCTATAACACTTTGGATATAACTTTAAAAACACATGATGCACAGGGTGTTACAGCATTAGATTTTGAATTAGCAGAAGCGATTAATAAAATTGTAGAAGTTGAAGATTAG